Below is a window of Streptomyces sp. NBC_00223 DNA.
GCAGGTGCTGCTGGTGGACGGCGGAGCGCACCTTCTCTGACGCCCCGGGGCCGCGGGATCCAGGGGCCCAGGGGCGTCAGGGCCGCTGGGTCCAGGGGCCGGCGCTCCGGAGTCCAGAGGCCCCTTTCCCACCCGTTCCCGGCGATCTGAGGAACCGTATGCGACTCGCAGCGAATCTCGTGTACCAAGGCGCGGGCGAACTCGCCCGCGCCGCCGAACAGCTCGGATACGCGGTGGTCCTCGCACCCGAGGGCTACCGCTCCGACGCCGCCACAGTGCTCGGCCTGGTGGCCGGGGCGACCAGCACCATCGGGCTGGCCTCCGGCGTGATGCAGATCCCCGGCCGGCCGCCGGGCATGGCGGCGCTCACCGCCGCGACCCTGGACGCCCTCAGCGGCGGCCGGTTCCGGCTCGGCCTCGGCGTGTCCAACCCCGACGTGTCGAGCGGCTGGTACGGCGTGCCCTTCGAAGGGCCGCTCGGCCGCACCCGCGAGTACGTGGACATCGTGCGGCACGCGCTGGCCGGCGGTCCGGTCCCGTACGAGGGCAGGTACTTCCGGCTGCCGGCCGACGGTGACGACGGCGCGCCGCTGCACCTGCTCACCGAGGGGGCGCGCTCGCGGATACCGGTCTACCTGGCCGCCGTCGGCCCGCGCGCCCTGCACCTGGCCGGGCGGATCGCGGACGGCTGGCTGGGGGTGTTCACCCCGCCCGAGGCCGTCTCCGACGCGCTGACCCACATCACGTCGGGACGCCGTGCGGCCGGCCTGTCCATGGCGGGCTTCGAGGTACTGCCGAGCCTGCCCACCTCGGTGGCCGACGACCCGCGGACGGCGATCGACGCCCTGCGGGGGCAGTACGTCTATCTGCTCGGCATCGGCGATCCCGAGCGCAACTTCTACTGTGCGCTGGCCCGTACCCTGGGCTACGGCGAGGACATCGCGCGTATGCGGGAGCGTCTGGCGGCCGGGGACACCGGCGCGGCCGCCGCGGCGGTCCCCGCGGAGTTCGTCGACCGCACCGCGCTGGCCGGTCCCGTTCCACGGATCGCCGACCGCATGCGGGCGTACGCCGACGCCGGCGTCACCACCCTCGGGATCATGGTCTCGGCCGCCGCCACCTCCCTGGAAGGCCGCCTGCACATCCTCGCCGCGGCCGCCGAAGCGCTCCAACTGGCGGGCGTGGACACGGGCCGGCCGTCGAACCGGCCCGCGGCCAGGAAGGCGGGCCTGCGATGACCACCTTCGGCGACGAAGCGTCCGACGGCATGCCCGCCCGCTCCCACGGCACGCGGCTGTTCCACTACGACGCGACATGCGCCCGGCCGGCCGAGGGCACCGGACCGGCGCTTCGGACGCGCCCGGTCGGGGGGCTGCCGCACGGAGACGGGTACGCGCGTCTCACCGGCCGGGAACTGGTCGTACAGTCCCGGGGCACCGACGGGACGACCGGCGAGCCCGCGTTCACCTGGGCGAGTGACCCGGGCGGACCGGACGACCACCTCAAATGGGCAGCGCTGGTGGCGCACACCGCCACCAGCGGCCTGCCCGGGTTCGACGCGCCGGACGCCGGGGAGCTGGTCGGCTCCGTGGAGATGTCCGCGCA
It encodes the following:
- a CDS encoding LLM class flavin-dependent oxidoreductase, producing the protein MRLAANLVYQGAGELARAAEQLGYAVVLAPEGYRSDAATVLGLVAGATSTIGLASGVMQIPGRPPGMAALTAATLDALSGGRFRLGLGVSNPDVSSGWYGVPFEGPLGRTREYVDIVRHALAGGPVPYEGRYFRLPADGDDGAPLHLLTEGARSRIPVYLAAVGPRALHLAGRIADGWLGVFTPPEAVSDALTHITSGRRAAGLSMAGFEVLPSLPTSVADDPRTAIDALRGQYVYLLGIGDPERNFYCALARTLGYGEDIARMRERLAAGDTGAAAAAVPAEFVDRTALAGPVPRIADRMRAYADAGVTTLGIMVSAAATSLEGRLHILAAAAEALQLAGVDTGRPSNRPAARKAGLR